From Vigna unguiculata cultivar IT97K-499-35 chromosome 5, ASM411807v1, whole genome shotgun sequence, the proteins below share one genomic window:
- the LOC114184125 gene encoding WD repeat-containing protein YMR102C-like: protein MATMERRKTLTMNWDALGDDDDDEHFFESHNRLSTAVPRNLIEDEEGADCFEESRLSIASNMSSMQSINPRVSNFTANFTGKPNYDIWMAAPGSITERRRQLLGSMGLDENKELLKATSAAIARAITKKFENNNAHNATVVNNNNYAVKSTIRVEKQKTTRQKTTKHRTCASQPVFVLVRSRSENDMDSYSMEKSRMHDFIGKVSKQRLTRTATEITRRRYTVADKARLMLKEGGADSNTGSRHVSTPSVAMGEVGAFLLIKNLDTGKEFIVKECGEDGNWNRLSDLQTGKQLTIEEFEKTVGHSEVVKEAMRRAKGRSNKKMLSNSISKSLKLSKRRGASLLKNIKGVASGIVGEREREAPSPATAVVEATTKNEWVKVRQTGKSQKELSALHMCQEFQAHEGCVWTLKFSLDGRYLASAGEDKMIHVWEVQECDVMSMKPDEGNLTSIPTETPPLSADKKKKGKNGSKRGGAIPDYVHVPETVFSLSERPFCSFNGHLDEVLDLSWSKSQLLLSSSMDKTVRLWDLESKSCLKFFAHNDYVTCVQFNPVDEDYFISGSLDAKIRMWNIPARLVVDWTDIHEMVTAVSYTPDGQGVIVGTQKGSCRSYTIEDFKLNQSNTIELRNKKKNLLKKVTGFQYSPGDPSQVLITSGDCRTRVVEATQVVQKFIGFRNASSQISASFSPNGKYIICASEDSQVYVWKHEEMHYSGKGRNVIANQAHEHFPCKDVSVAIPWPCNVKGDLPPSIAAQNQKKNSTPPAPAPAAANNKKNLPPLPKKSNNNQATENSPGSPEKDHAALSRTESGVGDSKRNAPPKKSNNHAMEGDSIEEELEAITRSENGSGDSLSASPSGRHGGDPASISAAATPSGSSWSSNYSSGDGSNGDWSTNPSAWGMVIVTAGFGGEIRCYQNFGLPRRMRQNTLFMGPTL, encoded by the exons ATGATGAGCACTTTTTCGAGAGCCACAACCGCCTCTCCACCGCCGTGCCTCGTAATTTGATCGAGGACGAGGAGGGTGCAGACTGTTTCGAGGAAAGCCGTCTCTCCATCGCCTCCAACATGTCTTCCATGCAATCCATCAATCCCCGAGTGTCAAACTTCACGGCAAACTTCACTGGAAAACCCAACTACGACATCTGGATGGCCGCGCCGGGATCCATCACCGAACGCCGAAGACAGCTGCTTGGCAGCATGGGCCTCGACGAGAACAAGGAGCTCCTCAAAGCCACCAGCGCCGCCATCGCCCGTGCCATCACCAAAAAATTCGAGAACAACAACGCCCACAACGCCACCGTCGTCAACAATAACAACTACGCCGTCAAATCAACAATTCGCGTCGAGAAACAGAAAACAACGAGACAAAAAACAACGAAGCACAGAACATGTGCCTCGCAGCCCGTTTTCGTCCTCGTCCGGTCACGTTCCGAAAACGACATGGACAGCTACTCGATGGAGAAATCGCGAATGCACGATTTCATCGGAAAGGTGTCGAAGCAGCGCTTGACCAGAACCGCTACGGAGATTACTCGGCGGCGGTATACAGTCGCCGACAAGGCTCGACTCATGTTGAAGGAGGGGGGCGCGGATTCCAATACGGGGAGTCGCCATGTGTCGACTCCGTCGGTAGCAATGGGAGAAGTGGGGGCATTTTTGTTGATTAAGAATCTCGACACGGGGAAGGAGTTTATCGTTAAGGAATGCGGAGAAGACGGGAATTGGAACAGGCTAAGCGATTTGCAAACGGGTAAGCAGTTGACGATTGAGGAGTTTGAGAAAACGGTGGGGCATTCGGAGGTGGTGAAGGAGGCGATGCGGCGAGCGAAGGGTCGCAGTAATAAGAAGATGTTGTCGAACTCCATTTCCAAGAGTTTGAAGTTGAGCAAGAGGCGAGGGGCGTCGTTGCTGAAGAACATAAAGGGCGTGGCGAGCGGGATCGTGGGGGAGCGTGAGCGAGAGGCGCCGTCTCCGGCTACGGCTGTGGTGGAGGCAACGACGAAGAACGAGTGGGTGAAGGTGCGGCAGACCGGGAAGTCGCAGAAAGAGCTATCGGCGCTGCACATGTGCCAGGAGTTTCAGGCGCACGAGGGGTGCGTGTGGACGTTGAAGTTCAGTTTGGATGGGAGGTATTTGGCCAGCGCCGGAGAGGACAAGATGATACACGTGTGGGAGGTGCAGGAGTGTGACGTCATGTCCATGAAGCCCGACGAGGGAAACTTGACGTCGATTCCGACGGAGACGCCGCCATTGTCGGCggataagaagaagaaagggaAGAATGGCAGCAAGAGAGGGGGCGCTATTCCGGACTACGTTCATGTTCCGGAAACGGTGTTTTCACTCTCAGAAAGACCCTTTTGTTCTTTCAATGGCCATTTGGATGAGGTCCTGGACTTGTCCTGGTCCAAATCTCAG TTACTTCTCTCATCTTCCATGGATAAAACAGTGAGGTTGTGGGATTTGGAATCGAAGTCGTGCCTGAAATTCTTTGCACATAATGACTATG TAACCTGCGTGCAGTTCAACCCCGTGGACGAAGATTATTTCATTAGTGGATCTCTTGATGCCAAGATCAGAATGTGGAACATCCCTGCACGGCTCGTTGTGGATTGGACTGATATACATGAAATGGTTACTGCAGTTTCTTACACCCCTGATGGCCAG GGTGTTATAGTTGGTACACAGAAAGGGAGCTGTCGAAGTTACACCATAGAAG ATTTCAAGTTGAATCAATCCAACACAATCGAGCTTcgaaacaagaagaaaaatctACTGAAAAAGGTTACTGGTTTCCAG TATTCCCCAGGTGACCCATCACAAGTGCTTATAACTTCAGGCGATTGCAGGACAAGAGTTGTGGAGGCCACACAAGTTGTGCAAAAGTTTAtag GTTTTCGAAATGCAAGTAGCCAAATTTCAGCTTCATTCAGTCCAAATGGAAAGTACATCATATGTGCAAGCGAAGACTCACAAGTGTATGTGTGGAAGCATGAAGAGATGCACTATAGTGGAAAAGGCAGGAATGTGATTGCAAACCAAGCTCACGAACATTTCCCATGTAAAGATGTTTCAGTAGCAATACCCTGGCCATGCAACGTTAAGGGTGATCTACCACCATCAATCGCAGCGCAAAACCAGAAGAAGAACTCAACCCCTCCTGCTCCTGCTCCTGCAGCTGcaaacaacaagaaaaatttgCCACCTCTCCCAAAGAAAAGTAACAACAACCAAGCCACAGAAAATAGCCCAGGGTCCCCAGAGAAAGACCATGCAGCACTCTCACGCACAGAATCTGGAGTTGGAGATTCCAAGAGAAATGCGCCTCCTAAGAAAAGTAACAACCATGCAATGGAAGGTGACTCCAtagaagaagaacttgaagcaATTACTCGGTCAGAGAATGGATCAGGCGATTCTCTTTCGGCCTCTCCATCAGGTAGGCATGGTGGTGATCCAGCTTCTATATCTGCTGCAGCTACTCCATCAGGTTCATCATGGTCTTCCAATTACTCATCAGGTGATGGTTCCAATGGTGACTGGTCCACCAACCCTTCAGCATGGGGAATGGTAATTGTGACAGCTGGTTTTGGAGGTGAAATTAGGTGTTATCAGAATTTTGGGCTACCTAGGAGGATGAGACAGAACACTCTCTTCATGGGTCCTACGTTATAA